A stretch of the Microtus ochrogaster isolate Prairie Vole_2 chromosome X, MicOch1.0, whole genome shotgun sequence genome encodes the following:
- the LOC101984308 gene encoding putative MAGE domain-containing protein MAGEA13P, protein MSHRHEQGREAQEENEGQLSEEVPVAKEVGTSEGESAAQVPCSSSAPAQATLPNEGSAGQAGRRQSVSKAYLFSRFLLNSQLQYKVTELVKFLSFKYTTKQPVTEAEILSIVKEYKHYYQVIFKHACECMEMVFGIEVKEVDAISHSYELLKVLDLTYDGRSSGDDDEGIPKLGLLVFILGAIFMEGNRAPEKKIWDMLNTVGVFPDQHDFICGNPRKFITEELVSEKYLEYQLVPGSDPPCYEFLWGPRAHAETSKMKVLQFFSRIVQSSPTAFTALYREALKDEEERAQAALASMASPVAPEDSGSTDKPSSFSRPE, encoded by the coding sequence ATGTCCCACAGGCATGAGCAAGGCCGTGAGGCCCAAGAAGAGAATGAGGGTCAGCTCAGCGAGGAGGTTCCTGTAGCTAAGGAGGTGGGCACCTCAGAGGGAGAATCTGCTGCTCAGGTTCCCTGttcctcctctgctcctgccCAAGCCACTCTACCAAATGAAGGTTCTGCTGGTCAAGCAGGGAGACGTCAGAGCGTCTCAAAGGCCTACCTCTTCTCCAGGTTCTTGCTCAACAGTCAGCTACAGTATAAGGTGACCGAATTGGTGAAGTTTCTGAGTTTCAAGTATACAACAAAGCAGCCCGTCACTGAGGCAGAAATTCTGAGTATTGTCAAAGAGTACAAGCACTACTATCAAGTGATCTTCAAGCATGCCTGTGAATGCATGGAAATGGTTTTTGGCATAGAAGTGAAGGAAGTGGATGCTATCAGCCACTCCTATGAGCTCCTTAAAGTTCTTGACCTCACCTATGATGGGCGCTCGAGTGGTGATGACGACGAGGGCATCCCCAAGTTAGGCCTCCTGGTGTTCATCCTTGGTGCCATCTTCATGGAGGGCAACCGTGCTCCTGAGAAGAAGATCTGGGACATGCTGAATACAGTTGGCGTATTTCCAGACCAGCATGATTTCATCTGTGGGAATCCCAGaaagttcatcactgaagaattGGTTTCCGAGAAGTACCTGGAATACCAGCTGGTACCCGGCAGTGATCCTCCATGCTATGAGTTCCTGTGGGGCCCAAGGGCCCATGCTGAAACCAGCAAGATGAAAGTCCTGCAGTTTTTCTCCAGGATTGTCCAGAGCAGCCCCACGGCCTTCACAGCTCTGTATAGGGAAGCCTTGAAGGATGAAGAGGAGAGAGCCCAGGCCGCCCTTGCCTCCATGGCCAGTCCTGTTGCCCCGGAAGACTCAGGTTCCACGGACAAGCCCAGCAGCTTCTCCCGCCCTGAGTAA